In one Nicotiana tomentosiformis chromosome 6, ASM39032v3, whole genome shotgun sequence genomic region, the following are encoded:
- the LOC104098385 gene encoding uncharacterized protein isoform X3 gives MTRDEILSTVLGERTGYVRGKGYRKKLPKKSNMQQENIESSVSSAMEIMRQEMQAEMDRKLQEEREQMAAQLQRNMELELQRKLEEEREHVKTEVDKRIHLEVDKRMHEQFASLMTRMLQQGQST, from the exons ATGACTAGAGATGAGATTTTATCCACCGTTCTTGGTGAGAGAACAGGCTATGTTCGCGGAAAAGGATACAGAAAGAAGCTTCCTAAAAAGAGTAACATGCAGCAGGAAAACATAGAGTCCAGCGTGTCTTCCGCTATGGAAATTATGCGTCAGGAGATGCAAGCTGAGATGGATAGGAAGTTGCAAGAAGAACGTGAACAAATGGCTGCTCAGTTGCAAAGAAATATGGAACTTGAGTTGCAAAGGAAGTTGGAAGAGGAGCGTGAACACGTAAAAACAGAAGTAGACAAGAGGATCCATCTAGAAGTGGACAAGAGGATGCATGAACAATTTGCTAGTTTGATGACCAGAATGCTACAACAG GGACAAAGCACTTAA
- the LOC104098385 gene encoding uncharacterized protein isoform X1: protein MTRDEILSTVLGERTGYVRGKGYRKKLPKKSNMQQENIESSVSSAMEIMRQEMQAEMDRKLQEEREQMAAQLQRNMELELQRKLEEEREHVKTEVDKRIHLEVDKRMHEQFASLMTRMLQQQGQST, encoded by the exons ATGACTAGAGATGAGATTTTATCCACCGTTCTTGGTGAGAGAACAGGCTATGTTCGCGGAAAAGGATACAGAAAGAAGCTTCCTAAAAAGAGTAACATGCAGCAGGAAAACATAGAGTCCAGCGTGTCTTCCGCTATGGAAATTATGCGTCAGGAGATGCAAGCTGAGATGGATAGGAAGTTGCAAGAAGAACGTGAACAAATGGCTGCTCAGTTGCAAAGAAATATGGAACTTGAGTTGCAAAGGAAGTTGGAAGAGGAGCGTGAACACGTAAAAACAGAAGTAGACAAGAGGATCCATCTAGAAGTGGACAAGAGGATGCATGAACAATTTGCTAGTTTGATGACCAGAATGCTACAACAG cAGGGACAAAGCACTTAA
- the LOC104098385 gene encoding uncharacterized protein isoform X2, whose product MTRDEILSTVLGERTGYVRGKGYRKKLPKKSNMQQENIESSVSSAMEIMRQEMQAEMDRKLQEEREQMAAQLQRNMELELQRKLEEEREHVKTEVDKRIHLEVDKRMHEQFASLMTRMLQQQGQST is encoded by the exons ATGACTAGAGATGAGATTTTATCCACCGTTCTTGGTGAGAGAACAGGCTATGTTCGCGGAAAAGGATACAGAAAGAAGCTTCCTAAAAAGAGTAACATGCAGCAGGAAAACATAGAGTCCAGCGTGTCTTCCGCTATGGAAATTATGCGTCAGGAGATGCAAGCTGAGATGGATAGGAAGTTGCAAGAAGAACGTGAACAAATGGCTGCTCAGTTGCAAAGAAATATGGAACTTGAGTTGCAAAGGAAGTTGGAAGAGGAGCGTGAACACGTAAAAACAGAAGTAGACAAGAGGATCCATCTAGAAGTGGACAAGAGGATGCATGAACAATTTGCTAGTTTGATGACCAGAATGCTACAACAG CAGGGACAAAGCACATAA
- the LOC104098385 gene encoding uncharacterized protein isoform X4: MTRDEILSTVLGERTGYVRGKGYRKKLPKKSNMQQENIESSVSSAMEIMRQEMQAEMDRKLQEEREQMAAQLQRNMELELQRKLEEEREHVKTEVDKRIHLEVDKRMHEQFASLMTRMLQQGQST, from the exons ATGACTAGAGATGAGATTTTATCCACCGTTCTTGGTGAGAGAACAGGCTATGTTCGCGGAAAAGGATACAGAAAGAAGCTTCCTAAAAAGAGTAACATGCAGCAGGAAAACATAGAGTCCAGCGTGTCTTCCGCTATGGAAATTATGCGTCAGGAGATGCAAGCTGAGATGGATAGGAAGTTGCAAGAAGAACGTGAACAAATGGCTGCTCAGTTGCAAAGAAATATGGAACTTGAGTTGCAAAGGAAGTTGGAAGAGGAGCGTGAACACGTAAAAACAGAAGTAGACAAGAGGATCCATCTAGAAGTGGACAAGAGGATGCATGAACAATTTGCTAGTTTGATGACCAGAATGCTACAACAG GGACAAAGCACATAA
- the LOC104098387 gene encoding protein transport protein SEC13 homolog B-like, protein MHVQKIETGHNDIVHDVSMDYYGKRMATSSSDMTIKIVGVSNNSASQHLATLSGHTGHVWQVAWTHPKFGSILASCSYDGKVVIWKEGNQNEWTQAHVFGDHKSSVNSISWAPHELGLCLGCGSSDGSISVHTARSDGLWDTTKIDQAHPVGVTTVSWAPSMAPGALVGSAVLEPVQKLATCS, encoded by the coding sequence ATGCATGTACAGAAGATTGAAACAGGTCACAATGACATAGTTCACGATGTTTCCATGGACTATTATGGGAAACGTATGGCCACATCATCATCTGATATGACCATAAAAATAGTTGGAGTCAGCAACAACTCAGCTTCACAGCATCTTGCCACTCTGAGTGGCCATACTGGTCATGTTTGGCAAGTTGCTTGGACACACCCCAAATTTGGCTCAATCCTTGCTTCCTGTTCCTATGATGGTAAAGTTGTAATCTGGAAGGAAGGCAATCAAAATGAGTGGACACAAGCTCATGTTTTTGGCGACCATAAATCATCAGTTAACTCTATTTCATGGGCTCCTCATGAACTTGGGCTATGCTTGGGTTGTGGTTCTTCTGATGGTAGTATCTCAGTTCACACTGCTAGGTCAGATGGTCTTTGGGACACTACAAAAATTGACCAAGCCCATCCAGTTGGGGTAACAACAGTCTCATGGGCGCCATCAATGGCTCCTGGTGCTTTAGTTGGTTCAGCTGTTCTTGAACCTGTTCAGAAGCTTGCAACCTGTTCTTGA